Proteins from one Neodiprion fabricii isolate iyNeoFabr1 chromosome 5, iyNeoFabr1.1, whole genome shotgun sequence genomic window:
- the LOC124183605 gene encoding PCI domain-containing protein 2, whose protein sequence is MDSYIMQLRRAWLNQDGDVLADLLSLSHNHATNPQLGSDAAMTKAMEHLSAPFDDLVLHHIKVISSLNKDDALTSYAHQSAAIQSLAKILQLQKDENWMLPVMNSMCLDLRRLALKAEASKFGKNQKSGEVLEKCAECLMSCFRVCAADNRNSEDDTKRWGMLALVNQLWKVYFRINKLDLCKPLIRIIESSGLKDQFALAQKITYKFFMGRKAIFDSDYTAADEYLTYAFVRCHKESTKNKRLILTYLVPVKMLLGYMPKKSLLEKYNLLEFWELVEAVKRGNLRSLEEVMNKHEIFFISAGIYLIVEKLKLITYRNLFKKVYLVLKTHLIPVASLLAALEMHGVDDVDMDETECLVANLIYEGKIKGYISHQHKKLVISKQNPFPQLSSLNSN, encoded by the exons ATGGATTCATACATAAtgcag CTTCGGCGCGCTTGGTTGAATCAGGACGGTGACGTTCTGGCT GATCTGCTGTCGCTTAGTCATAATCATGCGACAAATCCTCAACTTGGAAGCGATGCTGCAATGACAAAAGCAATGGAACACTTATCAGCACCCTTTGACGACCTGGTTTTACACCATATAAA GGTCATATCATCATTAAATAAAGACGATGCATTAACGTCGTATGCTCATCAGAGTGCAGCTATTCAGTCACTGGCAAAGATACTCCAGTTACAAAAAGACGAGAATTGGATGTTGCCAGTAATGAATTCCATGTGCTTAGATCTCAGGCGTCTAGCCCTTAAAGCTGAAGCATCCAAGTTTGGTAAAAATCAAAAGTCCGGTGAGGTGCTTGAAAAATGTGCTGAGTGCCTAATGAGCTGTTTTCGAGTTTGTGCAGCTGACAACAGGAACTCTGAAGATGACACGAAAAGATGGGGAATGCTCGCATTGGTTAACCAGCTGTGGAAGGTCTATTTTCGCATAAACAAACTTGATTTATGCAAACCTCTAATCAGGATCATTGAATCGTCCGGTCTTAAGGATCAGTTCGCGCTCGCGcaaaaaattacgtataaatttttcatggGACGCAAAGCCATTTTCGATAGCGATTACACAGCTG CGGACGAATATCTGACCTACGCTTTTGTCCGTTGCCACAAAGAATCAACAAAGAACAAACGTTTAATTCTGACGTATTTAGTTCCCGTCAAAATGCTGCTGGGCTATATGccaaaaaaatcattgttagAAAAGTACAATCTATTGGAATTTTGGGAGTTGGTCGAAGCTGTTAAACGAGGAAACCTACGCAGCTTGGAGGAAGTGATGAACAAACATGAGATCTTCTTTATTAGTGCTGGGATTTACTTAATAGTTGAAAAGTTGAAGCTCATTACGTAtagaaatttgttcaaaaaggTTTATCTCGTTTTAAAAACCCATCTAATACCCGTAGCCAGTCTTTTGGCTGCTCTTGAAATGCACGGTGTTGACGATGTAGATATGGACGAAACGGAATGCCTTGTAGCCAATTTAATTTACGAGGGTAAAATCAAGGGTTACATTTCTCATCAGCACAAAAAATTGGtcatttcaaaacaaaatcCGTTCCCGCAACTGTCATCgttgaattcaaattga
- the LOC124183595 gene encoding uncharacterized protein LOC124183595, protein MSVQNMTMNLSNNARCYTSKSSGKKYPIFSIRDLVPGHTGPETSEAAMAQIAKPRSERKCQPVRISMAYFNDPSDRRNTGSSRKTPGRPLPQPIRNIHKLFESPKNNARKRLDSLYDSSKRNENVNHLKRKSRLLNGNKIVPRLPDSIAAREAEPTRKPSTVNPNGNLRCSRLLPPGSITSSFINKRNSTAVRSSIYKPVNHVLVDHKNVQSGRPSNVPEESSLISETHDENLSIKPSTTSLINFSANQIEDAKKDSIHSVSTPSSPKQNQKSTKCCNCSQLVVDSNTVVNISTLTDKNIKDSQNTLGIVQPDSDVEKAACHRPTVIVMQKEVASQAQTNFDVGVELEDSVFVQDGSYSEVLSLQPPANSVKSEESTTFQRIKNATEENRDAELTEFTSHLIDMKNEVLVFKQKQLIDEISHHEKYLANLKLELKNVNIDLDNQKIRASNLKLEGWRSLSNEDMAFLVYQYNGNTNERFDRRLNAQELSVSDNNGNRLKNTQEYHQQTAETAELRKSSSNEKLQSDKDKNDDLSKHESTNLAVNIDKIENIENEPPTRRRSVRLAMKNANQSLPVSHSTPVIKNGKFAASQSNNQSKPPCTPNMTTTPGQSNAWKKKNARSLREYMVLKSANKFLNTPDVQRYRMGSDEKVKIQDTSSMVNDGLLLTDKLLSELHDLHATPQKFYP, encoded by the exons ATGTCAGTACAAAATATGACAATGAATCTATCGAACAATGCTCGATGTTACACATCAA AATCcagcggaaaaaaatatccaatatTTAGTATCCGTGACCTTGTGCCAGGTCACACTGGACCGGAAACATCTGAAGCTGCTATGGCTCAAATAGCCAAACCTCGATCG GAGAGAAAATGCCAACCAGTGAGAATATCTATGGCTTATTTCAACGATCCATCGGACCGCAGAAATACTGGATCAAGTCGCAAAACTCCTG GTCGACCATTGCCGCAACCAATTCGTAATATTCATAAGCTGTTTGAATCACCCAAAAACAATGCCAGAAAGAGGCTCGATAGTTTATACGATTCTtcaaaacgaaatgaaaatgtaaatcatttaaaaagaaaaagtcgaCTTCTGAATGGTAACAAAATTGTGCCAAGGTTACCTGATAGCATCGCAGCACGTGAAGCAGAGCCCACTCGAAAACCGAGCACAGTTAATCCTAACGGAAATTTGAGATGCAGCAGACTATTACCACCGGGATCCATAACGAGTTCTTTTATTAATAAGCGAAATTCAACGGCAGTAAGATCTTCGATTTATAAACCTGTAAACCATGTCCTTGTTGATCACAAAAATGTGCAAAGTGGAAGACCTTCGAATGTTCCAGAAGAGTCGTCGTTAATTTCTGAGACACATGATGAAAACTTGTCCATCAAACCAAGTACTACatcattaataaatttttctgctAATCAAATTGAAGATGCAAAAAAGGATTCAATTCACTCAGTTTCGACGCCCAGTTCTCCCAAGCAAAATCAGAAATCTACTAAGTGCTGCAACTGTTCACAGCTCGTAGTCGATTCTAATACAGTTGTGAACATTTCTACTTTaacagataaaaatattaaagatTCACAAAATACCCTAGGTATCGTTCAGCCAGATTCAGATGTTGAAAAAGCTGCATGTCATCGGCCTACAGTAATTGTCATGCAAAAGGAAGTAGCTTCTCAAGCCCAAACAAATTTTGATGTTGGCGTGGAACTAGAAGATAGTGTATTTGTACAGGATGGATCATATTCAGAAGTTTTAAGCCTACAACCACCTGCAAATTCTGTTAAATCTGAGGAATCGACGACTTTTCAACGCATAAAAAATGCTACTGAAGAAAATCGTGATGCTGAACTAACTGAGTTTACGTCTCATTTGATAGATATGAAGAATGAGGTGCtcgttttcaaacaaaaacaattaataGATGAAATATCCCACCATGAGAAATATTTAGCAAATCTTAAATtggagttgaaaaatgtgaatatagacttggataatcaaaaaatccGAGCGTCCAATTTGAAGTTGGAAGGTTGGAGAAGTTTGAGTAATGAAGATATGGCTTTTTTGGTATATCAATACAATGGGAATACTAACGAGCGTTTTGATAGGCGTTTGAATGCCCAAGAATTGTCTGTGTCTGATAATAATGGAAACCGTTTAAAAAACACCCAGGAATATCATCAACAAACTGCTGAGACTGCCGAGCTGAGAAAATCGTCAAGTAACGAAAAGCTCCAGTCAGATAAAGACAAAAATGATGATTTATCAAAACACGAATCTACCAACTTAGCTGtgaatattgataaaatagaaaatattgaaaacgaaCCACCTACCAGGAGACGATCCGTTAGGTTAGCGATGAAAAATGCTAATCAGTCCTTGCCTGTTAGCCACAGTACACCTGTGATAAAAAACGGGAAATTTGCAGCTTCCCAATCTAACAATCAGTCCAAGCCACCCTGTACGCCAAACATGACTACCACTCCTGGGCAAAGCAATGcttggaagaaaaagaacgcCCGATCATTGCGGGAATACATGGTTCTGAAATCagctaataaatttttaaatacgcCAGACGTCCAGCGCTATCGAATGGGATCGGATGAAAAGGTCAAGATTCAGGATACAAGTAGTATGGTAAACGATGGATTACTTTTAACAGATAAATTGTTATCCGAACTTCATGACTTGCATGCTacacctcaaaaattttacccatAA
- the LOC124183596 gene encoding ARF GTPase-activating protein GIT2 encodes MARPKHRGSVDTCADCGAPEPGWASLNRAILLCDECCSIHRSLGRHVSHIKSLHKGIWSTYLLSMVRTLNNNGANSIWEHSLLDPSNSKISRRKPQPKDLLHPVKADFIKAKHQQLAFILRPSKEEICSEEELSRQLHSSVRTANLETSLRLLAQGANPNYFYQEKGTTPLHVAAKAGQALQLELLIANGGNPSTMDSNGQTAAEHAKMAGHLDLAERIIESMYEVTDRLTYHVCARKPDHRLGQHLIIPQWGTTERNEMIIQARNKLQMLPNHLLEELAMDVYDEVDRRETEAIWMSNASLPERCTVPFLPVNPQLSSTRNQGRQKLARFTVQEFAILIIDLLTEAKQRHMLTNNTPPQDPAVSLLRKEQTFGNHASQVSDDEPLYDSVASDDDYAALTVVNASAQTSVPNLDDEKALAPMAKGLPSVVEVLKKQLTLSDSTIRDLRNEIRSLQSTVERLSQENCELRNMIQAPLKSRLQEDAVVNGHVVGERELGSEPILDVKTLTPRGSQRPASMYETREGLRKSSPWSTANNQAKREVEALPRPNTTQSLWDCGTVSLPPSEEVTRRTEQVTRRIQELWMAMQEPSCREAFVPCAEKIRVAVAELTAIFPPNPMEDNVRSALRQLNGNTGRLQAECAGLQRCTSDTDHMDRCLQQVRSCAYDIAKATKLLVTQFQVC; translated from the exons ATGGCGCGACCAAAGCATCGAGGAAGTGTGGATACTTGTGCCGACTGTGGAGCTCCTG AACCGGGATGGGCATCTTTGAACAGGGCTATCCTATTGTGCGACGAATGCTGCAGTATTCATCGCAGTCTAGGACGCCATGTATCGCATATCAAGTCTCTTCACAAGGGAATTTGGAGCACATACTTGCTTTCG ATGGTACGTACCCTGAATAACAATGGTGCTAATAGCATTTGGGAACATTCCCTGTTGGATCCAAGCAACTCTAAGATTAGCAGACGAAAACCTCAACCCAAAGATCTGTTACA CCCAGTGAAAGCGGATTTCATCAAGGCAAAACATCAGCAACTGGCATTTATCCTGCGACCTAGTAAAGAGGAAATTTGTAGCGAGGAAGAACTTAGTAGACAGCTTCACAGCAGCGTTCGTACTGCTAATCTAGAAACTTCCCTTCGCTTATTGGCTCAGGGTGCTAATCCAAACTACTTTTATCAA GAGAAAGGAACCACACCATTACATGTCGCTGCTAAGGCAGGACAGGCGTTACAGTTGGAACTCCTCATAGCTAATGGCGGCAACCCAAGTACAATGGATTCGAATGGCCAAACAGCTGCTGAACATGCCAA gaTGGCTGGACACCTGGATCTAGCCGAGCGAATCATTGAAAGTATGTACGAAGTTACAGACAGATTAACTTATCATGTATGCGCTCGTAAACCGGATCACCGACTAGGACAACACCTTATTATACCTCAATGGGGTACAACggagagaaatgaaatgattATTCAAGCTAGAAATAAGTTACAAATG TTACCAAACCATTTGTTGGAAGAGCTTGCCATGGACGTTTACGATGAGGTAGATCGTCGGGAGACAGAAGCTA TTTGGATGTCCAACGCATCTTTGCCAGAGAGATGCACAGTCCCTTTCTTGCCGGTAAACCCGCAATTATCGTCGACAAGGAATCAGGGTAGACAAAAGCTTGCGCGGTTCACTGTTCAAGAGTTTGCAATTTTAATCATCGATCTTCTTACCGAGGCCAAGCAGAGACATATGCTTACTAACAATACTCCTCCACAAG ATCCTGCAGTTTCATTGCTTCGCAAAGAGCAGACCTTTGGCAATCATGCATCACAAGTATCAGACGATGAGCCTTTATATGACAGCGTGGCTTCCGATGACGACTATGCTGCTCTTACAGTGGTCAATGCTTCTGCCCAGACTTCTGTTCCCAATTTGGATGACGAG AAAGCTCTCGCTCCAATGGCCAAGGGCTTACCGTCTGTGGTCGAAGTTCTGAAGAAGCAACTAACCCTCTCCGATTCAACAATTCGTGACCTACGCAATGAAATACGTTCTCTTCAGTCCACTGTCGAAAGATTATCGCAAGAAAACTGTGAGCTACGAAATATGATTCAG GCACCTCTCAAATCAAGACTTCAAGAAGATGCTGTGGTTAATGGACACGTGGTTGGTGAGCGAGAACTGGGATCAGAACCAATCCTAGATGTAAAAACCCTGACACCTCGAGGTAGTCAAAGACCGGCATCAATGTACGAAACCAGAGAAGGTCTTCGCAAGTCTTCCCCGTGGTCTACGGCTAATAATCAA GCAAAACGGGAGGTTGAAGCATTACCGCGGCCAAATACAACCCAAAGTTTGTGGGACTGTGGTACTGTGAGTCTTCCCCCTAGCGAGGAAGTAACTAGAAGAACAGAACAAGTCACGAGACGTATTCAAGAGTTGTGGATGGCTATGCAGGAACCCAGTTGCAGAGAAGCTTTCGTACCTTGTGCTGAAAAAATTCGCGTAGCAGTTGCTGAGTTGACCGCAATATTTCCACCG AATCCAATGGAGGATAACGTAAGATCGGCATTACGTCAATTAAATGGTAATACAGGTAGACTTCAAGCGGAATGCGCAGGACTACAAAGGTGCACAAGTGATACAGACCACATGGATCGGTGTCTTCAACAAGTACGCTCGTGCGCTTACGACATAGCTAAAGCCACAAAACTTCTGGTCACTCAATTTCAGGTATGTTGA